A window from Camelus dromedarius isolate mCamDro1 chromosome 9, mCamDro1.pat, whole genome shotgun sequence encodes these proteins:
- the ZNF614 gene encoding zinc finger protein 614, whose amino-acid sequence MIEAQELLTLEDVAVDFTWDEWQLLGPTQRDLYRDVMLENYNNLVSLGYQDPNPDTLSKLKHGAEPWIIEDGIHNGSCPGNRKVGSHLLEHSPNQRFLKSRQQCSEQHAFRNSVHLSKTLFALMQNHLFDLRRKAFKSGLNVVNQKGRYKMENPVECNGDEISFLHGNHEQSYSGSEFPESAKHSSTKFQLLEHQRTHKIEKPQACSEGEKTCIRKSWLIYHESIHTGKKPRGCDPRGTSFSRNVTFTKHQKTHTRDKPHLTIKRRKGSAVKSGPAVHQQTPAGEKSYICSECGKGFTMKRYLIAHQRTHSGEKPYVCGECGKGFTVKSNLVVHQRTHTGEKPYVCSECGKGFTMKRYLVVHQRTHTGEKPYVCSDCGKGFTVKSNLVVHQRSHTGEKSYICSECGKGFTVKRTLIIHQRTHTGEKSYLCNECGKGFTTKRTLVIHQRTHTGEKPYECSECGKAFSQKICLIQHERCHTGKTPFVCTECGKAYSHKYGLITHQRIHTGEKPYECSDCGKAFTTKSVLNVHQRTHTGERPYGCCDCKKAFSHLSNLVKHKKMHVRETGRLSQGGSSFNRESQLIT is encoded by the exons ATGATCGAGGCGCAG GAGTTACTGACATTGGAGGATGTGGCCGTGGACTTCACCTGGGACGAGTGGCAGCTCCTGGGCCCCACTCAGAGAGACCTGTACCGGGATGTGATGTTGGAGAACTACAACAACTTGGTGTCACTGG GGTATCAAGATCCCAATCCAGATACACTCTCCAAGCTGAAACATGGAGCAGAACCATGGATAATAGAGGATGGAATTCACAATGGATCCTGTCCAG GAAACAGGAAAGTTGGCAGTCATCTACTAGAGCACTCCCCAAACCAAAGGTTTCTGAAGAGCAGGCAACAATGCAGTGAACAGCATGCATTTAGAAATAGTGTTCATCTGAGCAAAACACTTTTTGCTCTAATGCAAAATCATTTGTTTGACTTACGCAGAAAAGCTTTTAAATCAGGTTTAAATGTAGTTAACCAGAAGGGAAGATACAAAATGGAAAACCCTGTTGAATGTAATGGAGATGAGATATCCTTTCTACATGGTAATCATGAGCAGTCCTACTCTGGAAGTGAATTTCCCGAAAGTGCAAAACACAGCAGCACTAAATTCCAACTCCTTGAACATCAGAGGACTCACAAAATAGAGAAGCCCCAAGCCTGCAGTGAAGGTGAGAAAACCTGCATCAGAAAGTCTTGGCTCATTTACCACGAGAGCATTCATACAGGAAAGAAACCCCGTGGGTGTGATCCACGTGGGACATCCTTCTCCAGAAATGTCACGTTCACTAAACATCAGAAAACTCATACACGAGACAAACCCCATTTAACCATCAAACGCAGAAAAGGCTCTGCTGTGAAGAGCGGTCCCGCTGTCCATCAGCAAACCCCAGCAGGAGAGAAATCCTATATATGTAGTGAGTGTGGGAAAGGCTTCACGATGAAGCGCTATCTGATTGCGCATCAGCGAACTCATAGTGGAGAGAAACCTTATGTCTGTGGGGAATGTGGGAAGGGCTTCACCGTGAAGAGCAACCTCGTCGTGCACCAGCGAACTCACACGGGGGAGAAGCCCTATGTGTGCAGTGAGTGTGGGAAGGGCTTCACAATGAAGCGCTATCTTGTAGTGCACCAGCGAACCCACACGGGGGAGAAGCCCTATGTGTGCAGTGACTGTGGGAAGGGCTTCACCGTGAAGAGCAACCTCGTCGTGCACCAGCGATCTCACACGGGGGAGAAATCATATATATGCAGTGAGTGTGGGAAAGGCTTCACCGTGAAACGCACCCTCATCATCCATCAGCgaactcacacaggagagaaatcTTACTTATGTAACGAATGTGGAAAGGGCTTCACCACAAAGCGCACTCTCGTCATACACCAGCGAACTCATAcgggagagaaaccctatgagtgcagtgaatgtgggaaagccttcagccaGAAGATATGCCTCATACAACATGAGAGGTGTCATACCGGGAAGACACCCTTTGTGTGTACTGAGTGTGGAAAGGCCTACTCCCATAAGTATGGTCTCATTAcccatcagagaattcacaccgGAGAGAAACCCTACGAGTGCAGTgactgtgggaaagccttcaccACGAAGTCGGTACTCAATGTCCATCAAAGAACTCACACAGGAGAGAGGCCCTACGGATGCTGCGATTGTAAGAAAGCCTTCTCCCACTTGTCAAACCTTGTTAAACATAAGAAAATGCATGTAAGGGAAACGGGTAGATTGAGTCAAGGTGGAAGTTCCTTTAACAGAGAGTCACAGCTCATTACATGA